From the Lactuca sativa cultivar Salinas chromosome 9, Lsat_Salinas_v11, whole genome shotgun sequence genome, the window tgaccaCCCAATCAAAAAgcattttttatttgattttttctatttaaaaaacACTACAAaccttaataataataataagtagtGTGACAAAAGTGAGATGAAAGCTATGTGACAAGACTACACCACTCCCTCACATTTCGAAAACAAGCAATATATGATGTACTGAGTACATtaaatatagtttaattaatgatTGGTTACTCTTGTACAAAGtaaatttgatatatatatatatatatatatatatatatatatatatatattctagacCTTTATATagtttattgttattattttataaGATAATTAACAAGTATgacatttcatttcatggatagATTTAAAGTTAAAACGACTTGTTATCTAACTTTCATCGCGTGATTCATGCATATAGGTGGTAGAAGAGGTAAGATTGCTTGGGAAGGCAGCTTGTCCAGTAGCAACAACCACTTTCCTTGTGTTTTCAAAGTCCATAATCTCCATGCTATTCTTAAGCCACATGGGTAAAACTGAACTAGCAGGAGGTGCTCTAGCCATCGGCTTTGCGAATGTTACAGGCCTCTCAATCATGAAAGGTTTATGCATGGGCATGGATCCAATTTGCTATCAAGCCTTCGGTGCCAAAAGGTTATCTGTCCTAAGCCAGACGTACATCAAAACCTTCATTCTTCTCTTGCTTACATCTGTGCCCGTCACCTTCCTTTGGCTAAACGTGGAGCCTGTGTTCCATAGGCTTGGTCAAGACCGCGTGATCACCAAGGTGGCAGCCATGTACTTAACATTCTCACTCCCCGAGCTCCCAGCTCTAGCCCACCTCCAACCACTACGGTCTCTTCTACGTGCACAAGGGTTGAACTCACCTGCCACCATTGTTGCGACTTGTTCCACCATCTTGCATCTCCCTATTAACTACTTCCTGATTAGTTACTTAAATTTAGGAGTGAAAGGTATAGCTATGGCATCAGCTTGCTTCACATATAACATGAATATCGGATTGTTGATCTATATTTTTATGTCCAAAGTTGCGATTAAGCCTTGGGTAGCTAGTAGTAAGACCAGTTTATTCTCAATCTTTAAGGGTTGGGGGCCATTGTTGAGCATGGCTATACCTAGTATGTTTTCGGTCTGTTTGGAGTGGTGGTTGTACGAGATCATTCTTTTCCTCAGTGGGTTGCTAGATAATCCTCAATCTTGTGTAGCAGCTACCGGAATCATCATGCAAACCACAGGCGCCATCTATGTGATTCCGTTTTCTTTGAGCCTCAGCATATCTCAACGTGTTGGGCACGAGCTGGGTGCAGGCCACCCGGCTCGTGCTCAACTTGCTACAATCGTCGGGATCTCCATTGCTTTCATATATGGGCTTGTAGTCTTTGGATCATCGATTGCTTTAAGAAATGTTCTTGGAAAATTATACACTAATGAAGACCAGGTCCTTGCATTGCTTTCCTCGGCCTTGCCAGTCACAGGCTTAGCGGAGGTGGGTAACTCTCCTCAGACAGCTGCTTGTGGTGCATTAACAGGCTCAGCCAGACCTAAAGTTGGGGTTCGGATAAATATGGCAGCATTCTACTTGATAGGGCTTCCGTTGTCGATTGTTCTGGCTTTTGTTTTGAAGGTAGGTTATCGAGGATTATGGCTAGGGTTGGTTGCATCACAGGCAGCATGTGTATCATTAATGATATACACGTTGGTGAAAACCGACTGGAGAGATCAAGCGAAAAGAGCAGAAGAACTGACTTTTGCTATGAATAAA encodes:
- the LOC111898251 gene encoding protein DETOXIFICATION 53, which gives rise to MMDASRGGAHGDAANIIINEHQQIENKEFVNNNANGNTEVQFFMVFSDDIPVNKVVEEVRLLGKAACPVATTTFLVFSKSIISMLFLSHMGKTELAGGALAIGFANVTGLSIMKGLCMGMDPICYQAFGAKRLSVLSQTYIKTFILLLLTSVPVTFLWLNVEPVFHRLGQDRVITKVAAMYLTFSLPELPALAHLQPLRSLLRAQGLNSPATIVATCSTILHLPINYFLISYLNLGVKGIAMASACFTYNMNIGLLIYIFMSKVAIKPWVASSKTSLFSIFKGWGPLLSMAIPSMFSVCLEWWLYEIILFLSGLLDNPQSCVAATGIIMQTTGAIYVIPFSLSLSISQRVGHELGAGHPARAQLATIVGISIAFIYGLVVFGSSIALRNVLGKLYTNEDQVLALLSSALPVTGLAEVGNSPQTAACGALTGSARPKVGVRINMAAFYLIGLPLSIVLAFVLKVGYRGLWLGLVASQAACVSLMIYTLVKTDWRDQAKRAEELTFAMNKDDDTELNELVP